The Thermocrinis albus DSM 14484 genome segment ATACTGTAAAGGCGGGTCGTGGTCTCTGCCACCACCAGGCGGTTACGACTATGGTGGAGGAAGGCGTCCAGCGTATCGGTGACCTGATAAGGTGGGGTGTGACCTTTGATGCCGAGACCACCACCGAAGGGGGACATTCTTTCCCTCGTGTTCTTAAAGTAAAGGATTACACAGGAAGAGCCATATACCAAGTTCTTTGGAAAAAGGTTCAGGAGTTGGGTATAAGAGTTCTCAGGGGTGAGCTGGTGGAGATACTGGGGGATGACAAAGTGGAGGGTGTACTGTACGTAGAGGATGGTAGCATCCGTTTCTTGAGAGTAAAGGCGGTGGTACTGGCCACAGGCGGTGCTGCCTCCCTTTACCTTCACACATCCAACCCTTCACCTACCCGTGGTGACGCCATCGGTATAGCCATCCGAAAAGGTATCCCTCTGGTAAATCCTGAGTTTGTCCAGTTTCATCCCACGGTACTTGACGGAACCAGCTTCCTGATATCGGAGGCGGTAAGAGGTGAAGGAGCCACTCTGATAGATGAAAGGGGTGAGAGATTCGTGGATGAGCTCCTCCCCAGAGACCAGGTAGCCAGAGCTATATACAGAAAGCTGAAGGAAGGCCATCGTGTCTTCTTGGACATGAGACCCATCGTGGGTAAAGGTGTCAACATAGAGGAACGTTTCCCCACTATAGTTTCATACCTGAGGGAGAAAGGTATAGACCCATTGAAGGACCCAATACCTGTGGTTCCGGCAGCTCACTACTACATAGGAGGTTTGGAAGTAGATCTGTGGGGGCGAACAAGGCTACCCGGGCTATACGCTGTTGGAGAGGTGGCATGTACAGGTGTTCACGGAGCTAACCGCCTTGCTTCTAACTCTCTCCTGGAGGGTTTAGTTTTTGGATTCCGTGTGGCCCACAGAGTACTACATGACCTTAGCACCCTAACCTTTTCTTCCTCTTCCTTCAGGAACATGCATGAAGGAAAGGAAGAACCCCCCTTTACCCTCACCCATCTGAAAGAACTCATGTGGGAGTACTGTGGATTAGAGAGGGATGAGGAGGGACTAAAACACGCCATAGGGATACTGACCGAGTGGTTGCACAGTTGGAAAAGCTGGAGAAGAACACCGGAGAACAGGGCTCTTTTGGATATATCTCTGACAGCATTAGGAACACTGCAGGGAGCTTTAAACAGAAGGGAGAGTAGGGGTGTCCACTTCAGGAAAGATTATCCTTACCAAGATGACCGATACAGAAAGGACACATTGATAAGCGTGGGACTAAATTGGTAAGTATGATAGATCTTGAAACCCTCAAAAGAGCTCCCGAAAGTTGCGGTGTTTATCTTTTTCAAAGAAAGGGAAGACCTATATACATAGGAAAGGCAAAGAACATAAAGGAAAGACTGTTACAGCACTACAGGGCATCTACCTCAGATCCCAGAGAGAAAGCCATACTGGAGCAAGCCGACAGTGTGGACTGGTTTATCACCCGTAACGAGTTTGAAGCTCTAACTTTAGAGATAGACCTCATTCAAACTCATAAACCCAAATACAACATACTTCACAAGTACGGTGCAGGTTATCCCATGCTCCTCATCACCGAGGATCCTTTTCCCACCCTTCGCGTTGTGAGAGGTGCCCATCACAGAGGCAAACTCTTCGGTCCTTTCTTTACAGCCAGTAAGGCCTACAAAGTTAAAAGATTGGTGCACAGTCTTTTTAAACTACGCACATGTGATCCTATGCCTATCAGGAAGGAACCTTGCATGGATTATCATCTGGGCCTCTGCAGTGGTCCGTGCTGCGGAAAGATAGATAGGGAGGATTATCTACTGTCGGTTATGTCTGCGGAGTCTATGCTTTCGGGAGAAGTGGGAGAAGTGTTACCCTTGCTCTACCAGCGCATAGACCAGCTTATGGTGAACATGGAGTTTGAGAAGTGTGCCGTCATAAGGGATCAGATACAGGCTTTAGAGCGTTTAGGACAAGGGCAAAAGGTAAGTCCATTACCTTACGCCAGTGCAGATGTCTTCTACAGAATGGGTAACGTGGTGGGAATATTTCTTATCCGTTCCCATAAGTTGGTGGACAAACAGATACACACTTTGGAGAGTGAGAGCCAACTGGAAGAGATGCTGGCAGGTTTCTACTACGCCAACGTGCTGCCTCAGGTACTGCTGGTGAATTTTCCCATCAGTGAGGAACTAATACAGTGGTTACAGAAAAGGGGAGCCTGCAAGATACTTCCATTAGAAGATCCTGAGCTGGAAAAACTCCTGAGGGAGAACGTAGGTGCTGCCGTACCCTACCAGGTCCTAAGGGAGGAGTTTCTCAAAACCCTATCTGTACCTTTACCGGAGGTGATAGAAGGGTTTGATGTCTCCCATTTTTACGGGGAGTATGTGGTAGGATCTTGTGTGGTTTGGGAAAAAGGCTTCATGAACAAAAAGCGTTACAGGAGATACAGGATAAAGAGCTTTGAAGGTATAAACGACTATATGGCACTGGAAGAGATACTATCCAGAAGGGCGAGGCGCCTGAAAGAGGGAGAGGAAAAAATGCCCGACATATGGCTCATAGATGGAGGAGTAGGGCAGCTGAACGTAGGAATAAGGGTGAGGGATAGATGGGATCTACCCATTAAAGTCATGGCTCTCGCCAAAGAGGAGGAACTCCTCATAACGGAGGATGGTAGGAAGATCCCCCTCAAAGAGAACCCACTCCTCTACAAGGTGTTTGGTCTTATAAGGGACGAAGCACACCGCTTTGCCCTATCCTACAACCGACAGCTGAGACTCAAAAACGCCCTCACCGACATACTGGACAAAGTGAAAGGTATAGGAGAGGTAAAGAAGCGCATCATCTACAGGAACTTTGACAACCTTTATGAGTTTCTTCAGGCAGACCCTAACTATCTGAAGCAGTTAGGTATAGACCCTTCCCTAAAACAGGAGGTAGAAAAGTACCTTGCAGGTGATAAAGGGAGTTAATTTCCCCAGTTATGTGTTTGCCAGCCTGGTAGCAGGCTACGTTATGATGGGTGTGGATATTATGTTGGAGGGTTTTCTAGGGCTTTTTGGTAGTTACAGACAGTATGTAGAAATAGTTTCCTACACAGGACTTTTCAGAGGATACGAGGATTTAGCGATGGTTATAGGACACACTTTCAATTCTATGATCTTTGCTATCTTTTTTGTTACACCTCAAGTGTACCACAGATTACCGTCGCCGTGGGGAGCTGTCAAAGGGCTCTTCTTTGGCATCTGTTGGCATGCCCTTGCTTTAGCCTTTTTGGTAATAACTTCCCTATTAGGTGCCCGTATGTCAGAGCTTATGTTACCCCACCATCTACATCAACACCTGACCCTTCTTTTACTACACGTCGTATGGGGAGTGACCCTCGGTGCCCTCTATAATTTAAAGGATGATAATGATAGTTATACACGTGAAAGCAAAACCTAAGGCCTCTAAGGAGTACGTGAAGGAATTATCCCCCAACTTTTACGAGGTGGCGGTAAAGGAACCACCCGAAGACGGAAAAGCTAACGAAAGGATACTGGAACTACTGTCAAAACATCTAAAGGTACCCAAGAGTCGTATAAAGCTCCTTAGAGGGACTTCCTCAAGGATAAAAGTATTCTGCATCTCACAGCTTTGATTTATAATCTTAAAAGTCCTATGGTGGTTTACTTTTACACTCACAGGGGTAAACAAAGAACCAACAACGAAGACGCTCTTTTGGTGAACGGAAGAGTCTTCCAAACAGAAGCTATGGATGTGGTACAAAGCGAGAACTTTCAAGGTGGTTGGCTGGTTGTGGCTGATGGGTTAGGCGGTCATGCCAGGGGTGAGGTGGCCTCCAGGATAGTGTTGGAGATTCTGCAGGAAAGAAACCCTCAGGATAAGGAGAGTCTTATGTCTACCCTTTGGGAAGCCAAGGATGTACTCTTAGAATACGCGCGTCAGCATCCTCAAGCTTACGGGCTAGGCACAGCTTTGGCAGGTTTCCTTGTAAGGGAAGAGGATGTTTTGGTTTTTAACGTGGGTGACTGTAGAGTTTACGGCTACTCAAAAGGTTGGGTTCGCCTCACCAAAGACCACACGGTGGTTGAAGATCTAATAGACAAAGGTCAACTTACACCCCAGGAGGCAAAGAACCATCCCCGCAGACATATTCTTACCTCTGCCCTTACGGGAGATATGTCGGACTTTGAGATCTACATAAGACAGGTGGATATACCAGTGGCTCTTTTGGCATGTTCCGACGGTTTCTGGGAAGAAATGGAAGATGACCTTAACGCCTGTGGCACAGACGTGAATCTCATCATGGAGGTGTTAAAAGAAAAACCTCAGAAGGACAACGTGAGTTTTCTTCTTCTGAAAAGGAATGTTTAACTACGGTCTAATTCTGTCCTTCGTAGGTACTCACTTTCACGGTTGGCAGATACAACCCTCCCTACGCACCGTTCAAGGTGAACTCTCTTCCTGCCTTAGCAAGATTTTTGATCGCACCATCAAACCTATAGGGTGTTGTAGGACAGACGCAGGAGTACACGCCAAGGAGTATGCAGCCAACTTTAAAGCACCCACCTTTATAGAACCAGATAAGCTTCTGAAAGCCCTTAACTCCCTTTTACCTCACGACATAGGAGTAAAGAAAGTTTGGCTGGCAGAAGAGAAGTGGAACTCCCGTTACTCTATCAAAGGTAAAACTTACGTATACAGAATCCATATGTCCCATGCCAGAGATCCCTTTTTGGAGCCCTTTGTTTGGAGAATCCCCTATACCTTACAGGTGGACAAGATGAGAGAGATCAGTCAGCTTTTAGTGGGAACTCATGACTTTTCCGGTTTTTCTAAAAAAGAGGATGATAAGAACCCTATTATAGACTTAGAGGAATTGGTCCTCCTACAGGAAGGCGATATACTTATTTTGAGTTTTAGAGCACGGCGTTTTTTAAGATACATGGTAAGGAGAATGGTAGGTGCGTTGGTACAGGTAGGGTTAGAAAAGATAGGAAAAGAAGAGATAGAGCGCTATCTATCAGGTGAAAACTGCCCATACACAGCTCCCGCAAAAGGTCTCACATTGGAAAAAATCCACTTTAGCTAACTGTCAATTAGCCCATATCACAGTACCATGTGGGACATAGGAAAGTATGTTGTGTATTAAAATTATTTTGTGAGGAGGGATAAAATGAAGAGGTATGTAGGTTATTTTGTTTTCGGTTTAATTGCAATGGGGATTGTTTTTAGTGGTTATGGTGGAGGCGGTGGAGGTGGTGGAAGAGTTATAACAGCACCATCTGGAAGCCTTGATACCACCTTCGGCAGAGGAGGCATAGTAACAACAGATATTGGAACGAATAGGGAGGATGAAGCCAAAGCCCTTGCCATCCAGTCAGACGGGAAGATTGTGGTCGTAGGATATTCCTATAATGGCACAAACACTGATTTTGCCGTAGTGAGGTATAATCCAGATGGAAGCCTTGATACCAGCTTCGGCACAAACGGCATAGTAACGACAGATATTGGAACGAATAGTGAGGATAAAGCCTATGCCCTTGCCATCCAGAGAGACGGTAAGATTGTGGTCGCAGGAACTTCAGACGGTGATTTTGCCATAGTGAGGTATTGGCCATAGAGACAGAATCTATAAAAATAGAAGGGCAGGAACATAGTCCTGCCCTTTTATTTTTGATATTCAATTTCAATAAAGATCATACAGATTTCTTGAGTCTGGCAAGAGGGAGCTTCTTAATGGAGGATCTGACGATAATCATTACAAGGCAGAGATAGAGAGGCCCCAGAGGATAATAGGCAAACAGACCATACAGATAGAGATATTAAAAACTTTTCAACTCCACACGGTACGTTAGAAACTAGCTCTTGCAAGTTCAGATTTTCTTTGAAACTCAAACTTTCAACTCCACACGGTACATTAGAAACACAGAGAGGTCTTAGTAAATTCTGGGCTGAACGTTACCTTTCAACTCCACACGGTACATTAGAAACTCTCCCCGTAAAGCGGATACTTCATCTGTCAGAGCATCTTTCAACTCCACACGGTACATTAGAAACTAGAAGATGATGAAAACTCGTTCCCTGTTGTCTCCCCTTTCAACTCCACACGGTACATTAGAAACCTGACTATAAAAACTTTTTCGTTGCTCAAATCATAACTTTCAACTCCACACGGTACATTAGAAACACAGAGAGGTCTTAGTAAATTCTGGGCTGAACGTTACCTTTCAACTCCACACGGTACATTAGAAACTCTCCCCGTAAAGCGGATACTTCATCTGTCAGAGCATCTTTCAACTCCACACGGTACATTAGAAACCTCCACAGCTATGAAGCGTATGAGAAGTTAATGGATCTGAAGCTTTCAACTCCACACGGTACATTAGAAACCATGCGTGAGAGACTTATCTATGTAATTTATCCCCTCACTTTCAACTCCACACGGTACATTAGAAACAAGAAAACACGTTCTCCAAAGCTCCCGCCACTTCCTGCTTTCAACTCCACACGGTACATTAGAAACGGGGCAGTTTAGGAGCTTCGGCGGGTTGGGTAGTTTGCTTTCAACTCCACACGGTACATTAGAAACAGCCTAAAAGTCAGATGATTGGCACGATGTTTGCTATCTTTCAACTCCACACGGTACATTAGAAACACCCAGTGAAGGAAGTCCCCGTGTCAAAACTACTCCCATCTTTCAACTCCACACGGTACATTAGAAACAATACTAGACAAGGATGAAATCCGTAAGGCACTAAAGCTCTTTCAACTCCACACGGTACATTAGAAACGGGGCAGTTTAGGAGCTTCGGCGGGTTGGGTAGTTTGCTTTCAACTCCACACGGTACATTAGAAACTTTAACTATGAGCCTGTCGCATATTTCCTTGAGCATCCTTTCAACTCCACACGGTACATTAGAAACTGTCCACAATCTTCACTATCTGCGTTGGAATCACCTTCTTTCAACTCCACACGGTACATTAGAAACCCGTACACCGCTACCCGTAGTTCCTTACCCCAATGAGACTTTCAACTCCACACGGTACATTAGAAACAGGGACGTTTTTGTTGCGTGCGTGCGTGCGTGCCTTTCAACTCCACACGGTACATTAGAAACAAGGGCTTAATGCTATTAAATTCGGTCAAGGATAAAACTTTCAACTCCACACGGTACATTAGAAACCCTTTTAGGGACATCCCTCATGCCTTCTATGTCAAGCCTATGCTTTCAACTCCACACGGTACATTAGAAACAGAAATACATGTACTGCTGTTATGACAGTGTGTTTGCACTTTCAACTCCACACGGTACATTAGAAACCCATGATCACGGTGAGAGTTCTTGAAAAGAATAATGACTTTCAACTCCACACGGTACATTAGAAACGTGAAGATAGATAGCCCCGATGAGGCTCTGGATGCTTTCTTTCAACTCCACACGGTACATTAGAAACGACAGGTTCAAACTCCCACGACCTCATGGCTAAATACTGTCTTTCAACTCCACACGGTACATTAGAAACAGTGGTCAGGGAGGAGTTTGACCCCAGACAACTGAGACTTTCAACTCCACACGGTACATTAGAAACAGTGGTCAGGGAGGAGTTTGACCCCAGACAACTGAGACTTTCAACTCCACACGGTACATTAGAAACTCTTGATAGTGTTCCAACTCCTTGCCCGCCTTGAGGAGCTTTCAACTCCACACGGTACATTAGAAACTGTAATCTTGTCAATGCTTTCTTGATAAGATTTGACACTTTCAACTCCACACGGTACATTAGAAACTGCTTCCATAATGGTTATATGATTTTTACAATCAATAACCTTTCAACTCCACACGGTACATTAGAAACAAACGTCAGGTCTTTCGCTCAGTTATCATTACATTTACCTTTCAACTCCACACGGTACATTAGAAACACATCTACATAGTTCTTGCTGATTACATGCTTCCTTATTTTCCTTTCAACTCCACACGGTACATTAGAAACATTCCTCATAGAGGCTTTTCACCTCCTGAGGAATTTCCTTTCAACTCCACACGGTACATTAGAAACTGAATATGTGCCAGAAGACTCCGACGGCAAAAAACTCCTTTCAACTCCACACGGTACATTAGAAACTTTAGCCAGTCCTTGAATGGTAATGTTCTTAAATAGCTTTCAACTCCACACGGTACATTAGAAACAAGTATTAACTTCTTTAGCTTTTTGAGAGCAAGCTTGCTTTCAACTCCACACGGTACATTAGAAACGGTATGTTAATTGGAGGAATGGGTGGTGGCATGATGGGCTTTCAACTCCACACGGTACATTAGAAACCATCTTTTCTGCAAAAGACAGAGCAAGGGCATACATAGACTTTCAACTCCACACGGTACATTAGAAACCGAGGTAAAAGAACTGCTTGTCATAAGAAAGATAATGCTTTCAACTCCACACGGTACATTAGAAACGATATCTTTTTCAAAACAGATGAGAAATACCAACATCTTTCAACTCCACACGGTACATTAGAAACCCTAACTCTTCATATTAATCTTATCCTACAGAATCAATAACTTTAGAGAGGGGGTACCCTTCGCAAAATGAAGTTTATTTTCGGAAACTCCAGGTGTCTCGGATAGCATCCAAAAGTACCCCTCTCTGAGCTTACTCTCTCAAGCATTAGAAATTTCTGCATCAAGACATCAATACTAAAAAATGTCTAGATGCCTAAAAGTCACTCTTGCAAAGAAATACCAACCCTCTATTCAGTTGCCAAGATAACAAGGGTCCTATGTGGACCCTCCGTCTTGGTGGATATTATATACCAAAAGGAGGAAGATGACAAGGTTCTTCTTGACCCCTTGCATTAGGAAAGTAACCATAAGATAATACTACCTATGGACTCCATACTGCTGGTACTGTTGGCGTACCTTTACGGTTCCGTCCTATTCGGAGAGCATATAGCTAAGTGGAAGGGGGTTGATATAAGAAGCGTGGGTAGTGGAAACGTAGGTGCCACCAATGTGGCTCGTGCTTTAGGTAAAAAGTATGCCTTACTGGTGTTTCTGTTGGATATGTCAAAGGGTCTTGTTCCTGTCTGGCTGGCTCGTTTTTACATGGGAATTGACTCGTGGACTGTTTTCTTAGTGGGTGTGGCCAGTGTGCTGGGTCACATGTATCCCATTTTTCACAACTGGAAAGGGGGAAAGGGTGTGGCTACCGCTTTTGGTGTACTTTTGGGAATTTCTCCCTTCCTAGCTTTTCTTACGCTGTTGGTCTGGCTTATGGTGTTTAAGTGGAAGGGTTATGTGTCTCTGGCTTCCTTAACTGCCTGTGTCTTTGCTGTGGTGTTTTCCCTCTTCTTTATGCCCGCTAAGATTTTTCTACTGGCACTGGTGATTACTGTTCTGATATTTTACAGGCACAAGGACAACATAAAGAGACTTATGGAGGGTAGAGAGTTAAAAGTGGGTTCATGAGGGGTCTTCTTTTCTTTCTTTCATCAATAACCTTTTTCAGAATTCTGTATGTGATTTTCTATCCTTTGGACCTATTTCCGGAGGAGGCTCAATACTGGGACTGGTCAAGAGATCTGGATCTTAGCTATTACTCTAAGCCTCCTATGGTGGCTTACCTTAACTTTATCAGCAGAACTATCTTAGGAAACACAGAGATAGCGGTAAGAGTATGGCCCATTTTTTTCTCTTTCCTTCTGTCTGTTTTTACGTACATCTTTGTAAAAAGGTTGTTTGATGAGAAAACAGCTCTCGTGGCATCTGTGATACCACAGCTGTCTGTGGGTTTTTCCGTAAACTCCCTTCTTATGACTACCGATGCTCCTTTTTTGTTTTTCTGGTCCTTGAGTGTTATGACTATTTACCATGCGTCAGAAAAAAACTCTCTAAGATTGTGGCTTTTGGCAGGTTTTTTAGCCGGTCTTGCTTTTCTTAGTAAGTATCCTGCTGTTTTTCTATTACCTTGTACTCTCCTCTATCTTCTCCTTTACCGAAGGAATGTTCTCCTTAGTTACAAGCCTTACGTAGCTCTTCTGCCTGCCTTTTTTCTGGCTACACCGGTCATATACTGGAACATGAAACACGGTATGGTTTCCTTCTTGCATGTTTCCACTCTGGCCACAAAGGGTGGCGGTTCTGTGTGGGAGCATATCCTGGAATATCTGGGAGGGCAGATGCTGATTCTTTCAGTTATCCCCTTCTTCTTCATGTTAATGGGTTGGTTAAAAGGATGGAAGAACAGTACCACAGCCTTTCTGTCCCTTTACTCTTTGCCTGTTTTTCTGTTTTTTTCAATGCTTTCTCTTCACAAAAGAGTGGAGGCCAACTGGCCAGGGTTTGCCTACTTTACAGGTAGCATACTGGCATCCTACCACTTGGCCAGAAGCAGGTGGCTTGTTCCTTCTTTTGGTCTTTCTCTCTTTCTTTTCCTGTTTCTTCACTTTACACCTTTACTGGATGTGGTGGGTCTAAGGAAGATACTACCTCCTCAGAGGGATCCTACTAAGATGGGCGTAGGATGGAGCTTGTTGGGGGATGAGGTAAGCCGACTTTATACCGGTGAGGAGATGGTATTCAGTCCTCAGTATCAGATATCGGCGGAACTGGCCTTTTACACCAAGGGTAATCCTCGCACCTTTTGCGTAAATCTGGGTAGGAGGATGAACCAGTACGATCTTTGGAGAGAAGGCATGAAGAACTATGTGGGAAAAGACGCTATCTTTGTGGACCTTAAACCCATAGACAGCAGAGTCCTCTCAGGTTTTGAAGGTATAATAGAGGAGAGGAGCCTTGTTGTCAAATGGAGAGGTGAGGAGGTGAGAAGGTTTTATATATACAAGCTGAGAAAATTCAACGGTCATATGGAGGAAAGCATGCCTGAAGGTTATTAGATGGTTTCTATCTGTATATCTGGCCCTGTTTTTTGTGTATCATCTGTATCCTGTTTCTTTCTTTTCCAGCACCAACTACTCACCTTTAAGACCATCTCCAATTCCCTATAGTAGAGAGTGTAGGGTAGCTTTGGGTGTTAGGACCGTTTACAACGCTCCCTTAGGTAACCCCCACAAACTACAACAGGAACTTTCTCTGTTAGGTATCCACAAAGAAGTACCTTACCAAGAGGGTTACGGTTTTGAGGACATAGGCGTGATAAGGTGGTTTTCTTACTTCCTTTTTGATTTTATCCCATCATACCTTCTACGTGCAGAGCCTCCTGATCCTTACCAACTTTTACCCAAAGGTGATTGTAAACCCATCTTATCGGACATTCCGGTCCTTATCTCTGTCTGGAACTGGGACTTTCCTTCCTACTCTTTCATATTGGGTAAGAGGTATAACTTGCTACTTAGGTGTGATGAGGAGGATATGAGTAAGGCGGTGCCTGTAGTAGGAAGGAACCTTAGTGTCTACATATATTCACCTAAGGGTTTCTTTTTGGGAGACAAAGAGGTACCTCTCCAATCTGTTTTGACCCTCAACACGGAGGGTAACACGTTGGTTTTGGTGTGGAAGAATCAAGAGCTATGGGGCGTTTACCCGCAAAGCGGTCTAAGCCTGGTCCTGACAGAGGAAGGGATCTATCGCGTGGAGATTTTCTCTTACAAACTGCGCGTATGGAACATATTTATGGGACTGCGTTTTGTTTCGTGCCTTCCACCCTTCAAGGTTCAGGCTATGTGAGAAAGATCCATCTTATCACCGTACCGATAAAGGACCATCTTTCTGAGATCAGCATGGTTTAGGAGGAAGGGATCCTTCTTTATGAGCTCTGACGCATCTTCTCGGGCCAGCTCCAGAAGTCTTCTGTCTTGTTCCCTCATAAAGTTGGCCACTCTGAAACCAAAGAAGCCTGATTGAGACTCTCCGAGAAGCTCTCCGGGACCTCTCATCAACATATCCTCTTCTGCTATCTTAAAACCATCGTAGGTGGACACCAGAACCTTGAGTCTTCTCATGGCTGGCGAATACCTTTCTTGATCGGGTACCACCAGAAAACAGTAGGAGGTGAGGTTAGATCTCCCTACGCGACCTCTAAGCTGGTGTAACTGAGAAAGTCCAAACCTGTGAGCCGACTCTATCACCATCACGGTAGCGGTAGGCACATCAACACCTACCTCCACCACACTGGTAGACACCAGTATGTCTCCCTTCTCTCTAAACTCCTCCATGATGGCTATCTTTTCTGAATCTTTCATCTTACCGTGCAGCAGGAGAACGTTCCTCTCAGGAAACAGGTTCTTCCACCTTTCGTACTCGGTGGTGGCAGCTTTCAAAGATAACCTTTCTGACTCCTCTATAAGGGGATATATCACGTAAACTCTGTGACCTGCTTGGAGTTCTCTTCTTATAACTTCCAGCATTTCCTCTGTGCGAGACTCAAAAACTATAGTGGTGATGACAGGTTTTCTGCCAGCAGGCATCTGATCCAAAAAGGACACATCCAGGTCACCGTAGAGGGATAGGGCTAAGGTACGGGGTATGGGGGTGGCACTCATCACCAAACAGTGAGGGTAAAACCCTCTCCCTTTCTGAAGAAGTATCTTCCTCTGAAGAACGCCGAACCTGTGTTGTTCATCTACCACCACAAAACCTAAACGGTTAAATTCCACCTCTTCCTGTAAAAGGGCGTGAGTACCTATCAGTATGTGGAGGTGGCCTCTGGCGGTGTGATACTTAACGCTGAGCCTTTCTCTTCCCTTTACAGAGCTGGTGAGAAGACCCACCCTTACCCCCATAGGTTCCAGAAACTTTCTGAAGTTTTCGTAGTGTTGACGGGCCAGTATCTCGGTAGGTACCATCACCGCCGTCTGGTAACCCTCTTTAGCAAAGGCGTAGCTTATGGCCATAGCCACCACTGTTTTACCGCTTCCCACATCTCCTTGCAGGAGTCTGCTCATGGGTACTTCCTTTTCCACGTCAGTCAGTATCTCCTGTATAACCCTTTTTTGGGCACCGGTAAGTTCAAAGGGCAGGCTGCTTACGAACTGCTCCACCCATTCTTTGCCTTCTTTCAGGGTAGGGGCTTTCTGGCTGCGTATCTCCGAACGTCTTAGCTGCAAAGCCAATTGGAAGATGAAAAGTTCATCGTACACAAGCCTTCTCTGAAAGGGTGCCAAAAAGCTGTTGAGGGTCTCCTCATCACCGGTTGGAGGTCTGTGGGTGAGATAGAAACTTTCTCCTATTTCCAAGAAGTTATACTTCTGCAGAATTTCCCGAGGTATGTATTCTGGCATGTGTTTGGCCAATTCCGTTATGTGAAACATGGCCTTTCTTACGCGCTTGTGCCGTGTCTTAGCGGATAGACTCTGTTCGTTTTTGGTTCTGATGTTGTAAAAAGGTAGTATTGATCCTGCCTCTTCCTCCGATAGAATCTCGGGATGTACCATGTACTTTTCTCCCTGAAACTCTTTGACTCTTCCGTAAACTATCA includes the following:
- the nadB gene encoding L-aspartate oxidase, which produces MNFDTSLLPEEREEILICGSGIAGLVCAITLAELGREPLLLTRGLGNTYYSQGGVACAFHPKDSTYLHFMDTVKAGRGLCHHQAVTTMVEEGVQRIGDLIRWGVTFDAETTTEGGHSFPRVLKVKDYTGRAIYQVLWKKVQELGIRVLRGELVEILGDDKVEGVLYVEDGSIRFLRVKAVVLATGGAASLYLHTSNPSPTRGDAIGIAIRKGIPLVNPEFVQFHPTVLDGTSFLISEAVRGEGATLIDERGERFVDELLPRDQVARAIYRKLKEGHRVFLDMRPIVGKGVNIEERFPTIVSYLREKGIDPLKDPIPVVPAAHYYIGGLEVDLWGRTRLPGLYAVGEVACTGVHGANRLASNSLLEGLVFGFRVAHRVLHDLSTLTFSSSSFRNMHEGKEEPPFTLTHLKELMWEYCGLERDEEGLKHAIGILTEWLHSWKSWRRTPENRALLDISLTALGTLQGALNRRESRGVHFRKDYPYQDDRYRKDTLISVGLNW
- the uvrC gene encoding excinuclease ABC subunit UvrC, producing the protein MIDLETLKRAPESCGVYLFQRKGRPIYIGKAKNIKERLLQHYRASTSDPREKAILEQADSVDWFITRNEFEALTLEIDLIQTHKPKYNILHKYGAGYPMLLITEDPFPTLRVVRGAHHRGKLFGPFFTASKAYKVKRLVHSLFKLRTCDPMPIRKEPCMDYHLGLCSGPCCGKIDREDYLLSVMSAESMLSGEVGEVLPLLYQRIDQLMVNMEFEKCAVIRDQIQALERLGQGQKVSPLPYASADVFYRMGNVVGIFLIRSHKLVDKQIHTLESESQLEEMLAGFYYANVLPQVLLVNFPISEELIQWLQKRGACKILPLEDPELEKLLRENVGAAVPYQVLREEFLKTLSVPLPEVIEGFDVSHFYGEYVVGSCVVWEKGFMNKKRYRRYRIKSFEGINDYMALEEILSRRARRLKEGEEKMPDIWLIDGGVGQLNVGIRVRDRWDLPIKVMALAKEEELLITEDGRKIPLKENPLLYKVFGLIRDEAHRFALSYNRQLRLKNALTDILDKVKGIGEVKKRIIYRNFDNLYEFLQADPNYLKQLGIDPSLKQEVEKYLAGDKGS
- a CDS encoding DUF167 domain-containing protein encodes the protein MIMIVIHVKAKPKASKEYVKELSPNFYEVAVKEPPEDGKANERILELLSKHLKVPKSRIKLLRGTSSRIKVFCISQL
- a CDS encoding PP2C family protein-serine/threonine phosphatase, giving the protein MVVYFYTHRGKQRTNNEDALLVNGRVFQTEAMDVVQSENFQGGWLVVADGLGGHARGEVASRIVLEILQERNPQDKESLMSTLWEAKDVLLEYARQHPQAYGLGTALAGFLVREEDVLVFNVGDCRVYGYSKGWVRLTKDHTVVEDLIDKGQLTPQEAKNHPRRHILTSALTGDMSDFEIYIRQVDIPVALLACSDGFWEEMEDDLNACGTDVNLIMEVLKEKPQKDNVSFLLLKRNV
- the truA gene encoding tRNA pseudouridine(38-40) synthase TruA, producing MFNYGLILSFVGTHFHGWQIQPSLRTVQGELSSCLSKIFDRTIKPIGCCRTDAGVHAKEYAANFKAPTFIEPDKLLKALNSLLPHDIGVKKVWLAEEKWNSRYSIKGKTYVYRIHMSHARDPFLEPFVWRIPYTLQVDKMREISQLLVGTHDFSGFSKKEDDKNPIIDLEELVLLQEGDILILSFRARRFLRYMVRRMVGALVQVGLEKIGKEEIERYLSGENCPYTAPAKGLTLEKIHFS
- a CDS encoding delta-60 repeat domain-containing protein, producing the protein MKRYVGYFVFGLIAMGIVFSGYGGGGGGGGRVITAPSGSLDTTFGRGGIVTTDIGTNREDEAKALAIQSDGKIVVVGYSYNGTNTDFAVVRYNPDGSLDTSFGTNGIVTTDIGTNSEDKAYALAIQRDGKIVVAGTSDGDFAIVRYWP
- the plsY gene encoding glycerol-3-phosphate 1-O-acyltransferase PlsY, with protein sequence MDSILLVLLAYLYGSVLFGEHIAKWKGVDIRSVGSGNVGATNVARALGKKYALLVFLLDMSKGLVPVWLARFYMGIDSWTVFLVGVASVLGHMYPIFHNWKGGKGVATAFGVLLGISPFLAFLTLLVWLMVFKWKGYVSLASLTACVFAVVFSLFFMPAKIFLLALVITVLIFYRHKDNIKRLMEGRELKVGS